The Chitinophagales bacterium genome has a window encoding:
- a CDS encoding DUF4340 domain-containing protein has translation MRKTIIYIAILGILGFGVWYFLFKDNNIFGEKEAGFTIVDTSDVYKIFLADQSGHTISLRRGNNGWLVNDTYKASKRMTDNLLSTFHEQFAAYPVPENAHNHVIKSLAGSAVKAQVFNKNGKMISTFYVGGQATNNTGTYMLMEGARRPYVVQLPAYTGYLTPRYSVNLKEWRDRTAINIAPESLRSVEIKYLTESEYLNSFSMTRSTDGTFTVQLHPELSIRGEQNKKRMSAYSGFFQQVGFEGFLAGVTGLDSIIASATKRCEISVEDMNGQDTKIDVYWMPVNKRSKNLATSSPGTPDEYDADRFYGVINDYKDTVILQSQTFDKILRKGYEFYEDDQE, from the coding sequence ATGCGTAAGACAATTATATACATAGCTATATTAGGCATATTGGGGTTCGGGGTATGGTATTTCTTATTTAAGGACAACAATATATTCGGTGAGAAAGAAGCAGGCTTCACGATAGTTGACACCAGTGACGTATATAAAATATTTCTTGCCGACCAAAGTGGACACACCATATCACTCCGGAGAGGTAATAACGGCTGGCTGGTGAATGATACCTACAAAGCCAGCAAACGCATGACAGACAATCTGCTATCTACCTTTCATGAGCAATTTGCAGCATATCCGGTACCGGAAAATGCGCATAACCATGTTATCAAATCACTTGCCGGAAGTGCAGTAAAAGCCCAGGTGTTCAACAAAAATGGTAAAATGATCAGCACATTTTATGTTGGAGGACAGGCTACGAACAATACAGGAACTTATATGCTGATGGAAGGCGCAAGACGTCCCTATGTTGTACAATTACCCGCATATACAGGTTACCTTACTCCCAGGTATAGTGTCAACCTGAAAGAGTGGAGAGATAGAACGGCAATAAATATTGCACCCGAAAGCCTAAGGTCTGTAGAAATAAAATACCTCACTGAATCAGAATACCTGAACAGTTTCAGCATGACACGCAGCACTGATGGCACATTTACAGTACAACTGCACCCGGAACTAAGCATACGAGGTGAACAGAATAAAAAAAGAATGTCTGCATATTCAGGATTTTTTCAACAAGTTGGTTTTGAAGGATTCCTTGCCGGTGTTACCGGTCTTGACTCTATAATTGCTTCGGCCACGAAACGCTGCGAGATATCTGTTGAAGATATGAACGGGCAGGACACCAAAATAGATGTGTACTGGATGCCGGTGAATAAACGCAGCAAGAACCTGGCTACATCCAGCCCCGGCACACCCGACGAATATGATGCTGACCGCTTTTACGGCGTGATCAATGACTACAAAGATACAGTCATTTTGCAGTCGCAGACCTTTGATAAGATACTCCGTAAAGGGTATGAATTCTACGAAGATGATCAGGAGTAG
- a CDS encoding bifunctional UDP-N-acetylmuramoyl-tripeptide:D-alanyl-D-alanine ligase/alanine racemase, giving the protein MLKTIPATEQKKDIQTVCLWAQGTWLQQCGNNNIEELCIDSRKIAHPETALFIAITTRHRDGHSFIGSAYDKGVRNFLVTTDVDTGAYPDANFIKVKDTVAALQQIATANRKRYDIPCIGITGSNGKTIIKEWLYQLLSADYNTVRSPKSYNSQIGVPMSVWMMDKQHQLAIFEAGISQPGEMEKLERIIHPTIGVFTNIGEAHSEGFLNNRQKIKEKLLLFRYAKHLVYCKDHQELNQSIVEYLHQVRNEDEKDNIQPFKWSYKNDADLHIIAVNKDNGSTTIEARYNSTDISITIPFSDPASIENAIHCWCVLLLMRVPQEKITERMLHLAPVSMRLELKHGINDCTFINDTYNSDLTSLLIALEYLEQQRQHQHHTVILSDMLQIARPDGELYEEVADILGSKHIQRFIGIGPALYKNKAPFRKHKRMRSIFFKSTDDFLKNFHLITFNNEAILLKGARMFKFERISTLLEQKIHQTVMSINLSSLTHNLNVFRRRLKPGVKTMAMVKAFSYGSGSYEIAHRLQYAGVDYLAVAYTDEGIALRKGGITMPIMVMSPDTQTFDRMIAWKLEPEIFNMRSLQAFLQIAQTLHIEQYPVHIKLDTGMHRLGFNPDEIGELTNTIKDSELLKVVSIFSHLAASEDPKEDNFTRGQAEKFEAMCAEINKALTYKPVRHICNSAAIARHPEMHYEMVRLGLGLYGIDSSGDLQKELQQIGTLRTTIAQIRTVPAGEGISYGHTDAADWERRIATISIGYADGYPRAMSNGESYVLIHGKKAKITGKVCMDMCMVDVTSMPEAREGDDVIIFNDELSVTQLAAWAGTITYELMTGISQRVKRVYENEI; this is encoded by the coding sequence ATGCTCAAAACAATACCCGCAACGGAACAAAAAAAAGATATACAAACAGTATGCTTGTGGGCGCAAGGTACATGGTTGCAACAATGTGGCAACAATAACATAGAGGAATTGTGTATAGATAGCCGCAAGATAGCACATCCTGAAACAGCACTTTTTATTGCCATAACCACCCGCCACCGTGACGGGCATTCATTCATAGGCAGCGCATACGACAAAGGAGTAAGAAACTTCCTGGTAACAACCGATGTAGATACCGGCGCATACCCTGATGCCAATTTTATCAAAGTAAAAGATACTGTCGCTGCCCTGCAACAAATAGCAACGGCCAATCGTAAACGATATGACATTCCCTGCATAGGTATTACAGGCAGTAACGGCAAAACCATCATTAAAGAGTGGTTATACCAGTTATTGTCTGCCGATTATAATACGGTGCGTAGCCCCAAAAGCTATAATTCACAGATAGGCGTGCCTATGTCTGTATGGATGATGGACAAACAACACCAACTGGCCATTTTCGAGGCAGGCATCTCCCAACCGGGGGAAATGGAAAAGCTGGAACGTATCATACATCCTACCATCGGAGTATTTACCAACATTGGCGAGGCGCATAGCGAAGGTTTCCTGAACAACAGGCAGAAAATAAAAGAAAAACTGCTGCTGTTCCGCTATGCCAAACACCTGGTATATTGCAAAGATCACCAAGAGCTGAATCAAAGCATTGTAGAATACCTGCACCAGGTAAGGAATGAAGATGAAAAAGACAATATTCAGCCTTTTAAATGGTCATACAAAAACGATGCTGACCTGCACATAATAGCTGTGAACAAGGATAATGGCTCAACAACTATTGAAGCCCGCTATAATAGTACTGACATATCTATAACTATCCCCTTTTCAGATCCTGCATCTATTGAGAATGCAATTCATTGCTGGTGCGTATTGCTGCTCATGAGGGTTCCACAGGAAAAGATAACTGAACGTATGCTACACCTTGCCCCGGTAAGTATGCGCCTGGAGCTGAAACATGGCATTAATGATTGCACCTTCATCAACGATACATATAATTCTGACCTTACTTCACTACTTATTGCACTTGAATACCTGGAACAACAACGCCAGCACCAGCATCATACTGTGATACTATCTGACATGCTGCAGATAGCACGCCCTGACGGGGAGCTTTATGAAGAAGTGGCCGACATACTGGGTAGCAAACATATTCAGAGGTTCATAGGTATAGGACCTGCATTGTATAAAAACAAAGCCCCTTTCCGTAAGCATAAAAGGATGAGGAGCATCTTTTTTAAATCAACGGATGATTTTCTGAAGAACTTCCACCTGATAACTTTCAACAACGAGGCTATACTCCTGAAAGGTGCCCGTATGTTCAAATTCGAACGGATAAGTACCTTGCTGGAGCAAAAGATACACCAGACGGTCATGTCCATCAACCTGTCGTCGCTGACACACAACCTGAATGTGTTCAGGCGCAGGCTGAAGCCGGGCGTAAAAACCATGGCAATGGTCAAAGCCTTCTCTTATGGCAGTGGCAGTTACGAGATAGCCCACAGGCTGCAATATGCCGGCGTTGATTACCTGGCTGTTGCTTATACAGATGAAGGTATCGCACTGCGCAAAGGAGGTATCACCATGCCCATTATGGTGATGAGCCCGGACACCCAGACTTTCGACAGGATGATAGCCTGGAAGCTGGAACCTGAAATATTCAACATGCGCTCATTGCAGGCGTTCCTGCAAATAGCGCAGACATTACATATCGAACAATACCCGGTACATATCAAACTGGATACGGGTATGCACCGCCTGGGCTTCAATCCTGATGAGATAGGCGAGCTGACCAACACTATCAAGGACAGTGAACTGCTGAAAGTGGTGAGCATATTCAGCCACCTTGCTGCCAGTGAGGACCCCAAGGAAGACAACTTCACCCGTGGGCAGGCAGAAAAATTTGAGGCCATGTGTGCCGAGATAAACAAAGCACTCACTTACAAGCCTGTCCGCCATATATGCAACTCGGCTGCCATAGCCCGCCATCCTGAAATGCACTACGAAATGGTGCGCCTGGGCCTGGGCCTGTATGGCATAGACAGCAGCGGCGACCTGCAAAAAGAGCTGCAACAGATAGGCACTTTAAGAACCACCATTGCCCAGATAAGAACCGTACCGGCCGGCGAAGGTATTAGCTATGGCCATACTGACGCTGCTGATTGGGAAAGACGCATTGCTACAATTAGCATCGGTTATGCTGACGGTTACCCACGTGCCATGAGCAATGGCGAAAGCTATGTACTGATACATGGCAAAAAAGCCAAAATAACAGGCAAGGTGTGTATGGACATGTGCATGGTAGATGTAACCAGTATGCCCGAAGCCCGGGAAGGTGACGATGTCATAATCTTTAACGATGAGCTATCTGTAACACAACTTGCAGCATGGGCAGGTACTATTACCTACGAACTGATGACCGGCATCTCTCAACGTGTAAAACGCGTATACGAGAACGAGATCTAA
- the htpG gene encoding molecular chaperone HtpG: MQEKGTISIHTENIFPIIKKFLYSDNEIFLRELVSNATDATQKLKRLASLGEFKGELPPALVEVKLDEAAKTITISDNGIGMTAEEIKKYINQIAFSGATEFVEKFKDAKDANEIIGKFGLGFYSAFMVADKVEIQTRSYQQDAQPARWECDGSTSFEISEGERVMVGTDIILHINEDSKEFLDEYKLKEILEKYCRFLPVPVKFGTDTIQEPDGEDEEGKPKTKPVEVDHIINNTTPIWTKAPSELKDEDYLEFYRELYPMTEDPLFWIHLNVDYPFNLTGVLYFPKLKKDFEIQRNKIKLYSRQVFITDEVKEIVPEFLMLLHGVIDSPDIPLNVSRSFLQADSNVKKINSYITKKVADKLSELFKKDRKVYEEKWNDIGLFVKYGMVTDEKFYEKAKDFALLKNSKGEFYTLDEYKTKVEAAQTDKDGQLVYLYATDPEKQNFYIQGAEKRGYDVLLMDSPIDKHYVSYLDYKLEKTSLKRVDSDVMDNLIKKTDAIEHVLTEEESKQVKEIFEKAVNKPNMQVEVESISTDELPVTVTMDEMSRRMKEMAEMNGMAMFGAMPENYKVAVNGNHELISRILKAATEEDKIRIARHAFDLALLSQDMLKGEDLTNFLNRSVAMIKE, from the coding sequence ATGCAAGAAAAAGGTACGATTTCCATACATACGGAAAATATATTCCCCATTATCAAGAAGTTCCTCTATTCAGACAACGAGATATTCCTCAGGGAGCTGGTGTCTAACGCTACGGACGCTACCCAAAAGCTGAAAAGGCTGGCATCGCTGGGCGAGTTCAAAGGAGAACTGCCGCCCGCGCTTGTTGAAGTAAAACTGGACGAAGCGGCTAAGACCATTACCATATCCGACAACGGTATCGGTATGACGGCTGAGGAGATAAAAAAATACATCAACCAGATAGCCTTCTCGGGCGCCACTGAGTTTGTTGAGAAATTCAAGGATGCAAAAGATGCTAACGAGATAATAGGCAAGTTTGGCCTGGGCTTTTATTCAGCCTTTATGGTGGCCGATAAAGTGGAGATACAGACACGCTCTTATCAGCAGGACGCACAGCCAGCGCGCTGGGAGTGTGACGGTAGCACCAGCTTCGAAATTTCAGAAGGTGAGCGCGTTATGGTGGGTACGGATATCATCCTGCATATCAACGAGGATTCTAAAGAGTTCCTCGACGAATACAAGCTGAAAGAGATATTAGAGAAATATTGCCGTTTCCTGCCGGTGCCTGTTAAGTTTGGTACCGATACCATACAGGAGCCGGATGGTGAGGATGAAGAGGGTAAGCCAAAGACCAAACCGGTTGAGGTAGACCATATCATCAACAATACCACGCCGATATGGACCAAAGCGCCTTCTGAACTGAAGGACGAAGATTACCTGGAGTTTTACAGGGAACTGTACCCGATGACGGAAGACCCGCTTTTCTGGATACACCTCAACGTGGATTATCCGTTCAACCTGACAGGTGTGCTGTACTTCCCTAAGCTGAAGAAAGACTTCGAGATACAACGTAACAAGATAAAATTATACTCCCGCCAGGTATTCATTACCGACGAGGTGAAAGAGATAGTTCCCGAATTCCTGATGCTGTTGCATGGCGTTATCGATTCTCCGGACATCCCGCTGAACGTTTCGCGCAGCTTCCTGCAGGCGGATAGCAATGTGAAGAAGATCAACAGCTATATCACTAAAAAAGTGGCAGACAAGCTGAGCGAGCTCTTCAAAAAAGACCGCAAGGTGTACGAAGAAAAATGGAACGACATCGGCCTGTTCGTGAAATACGGAATGGTGACCGATGAGAAGTTCTACGAAAAAGCAAAAGACTTTGCACTGCTGAAGAACAGCAAAGGAGAGTTCTACACGCTGGATGAATACAAAACAAAAGTAGAAGCGGCGCAGACAGATAAAGACGGCCAACTGGTGTACTTATACGCTACTGATCCTGAGAAGCAAAACTTCTACATACAGGGTGCTGAGAAACGTGGTTATGATGTATTGCTCATGGACTCTCCGATAGACAAACACTACGTAAGTTACCTGGATTATAAGCTGGAAAAGACATCCCTGAAGCGTGTGGACTCTGACGTGATGGACAACCTCATCAAAAAAACAGATGCCATTGAGCATGTGCTGACGGAAGAGGAGAGCAAGCAGGTGAAAGAGATATTTGAAAAAGCGGTAAATAAACCGAACATGCAGGTAGAGGTAGAAAGTATCAGTACCGATGAACTGCCTGTTACCGTGACTATGGACGAGATGAGCCGCCGTATGAAGGAGATGGCCGAGATGAACGGTATGGCTATGTTTGGCGCAATGCCTGAGAACTACAAGGTAGCTGTTAATGGCAACCACGAGCTCATCAGCCGGATTCTCAAGGCTGCGACCGAAGAAGATAAGATACGCATCGCCCGTCATGCCTTCGACCTGGCACTCCTCTCGCAGGATATGCTCAAAGGCGAAGACCTGACCAACTTCCTGAACAGGAGTGTTGCGATGATAAAAGAATAG